From Brevibacillus marinus, a single genomic window includes:
- a CDS encoding FGGY-family carbohydrate kinase, whose product MKGETTYLLGVDLGTQGVKIALYTPAGEKVWMAGAAFTTSYPEAGRAEQNPLDWWRALREVLKQLPDSINPAWIGGMAVCATSSTVLLVDREGVPVIPAIMWMDTRAINEMAEINSGQTARVQEILRYSGGKVSVEWMVPKAIWLKNQGLLKPGYKVVEQLDWLNFQLTGNWAASQCNATCKWNYVKQKNGFDRDFFAAIGWSDFAQYWPADVLPVGEQVGTVTAQAAAELGLPAGIPVFQGGIDAHIGMLGVGAVEPGVMSLIMGTSFVHLVHTEKPVFQDGLWGPYQDAVLPDSWLIEGGQLSCGSLISWFFEQWYPQQSEEAKAAVYRELLEQAAHIEPGSNGLVMMDSWQGNRTPYRNPYASGAIVGLTLAHTKYHIFRAILEAVAYGTNNVIRFFRDADIPIERIIACGGGVKNRLWLQIISDVTGVPIEVSNETEAGTKGCAAVAAYGLGYYPTLAEAARNMAQSGEVYTPDPQAQQAYGAYFQTYLALHQALFPIMQNLKKHEEQKHSLASGLGEAKLREEG is encoded by the coding sequence ATGAAGGGTGAAACGACGTACCTTTTGGGAGTTGATCTGGGAACGCAAGGAGTAAAGATCGCTCTGTACACACCCGCCGGAGAGAAAGTGTGGATGGCTGGAGCTGCCTTCACAACCAGTTATCCGGAAGCGGGGCGGGCAGAACAAAACCCGCTCGATTGGTGGCGCGCCTTGCGTGAGGTACTGAAACAGCTTCCCGACTCGATCAACCCCGCTTGGATCGGCGGAATGGCGGTCTGCGCCACTTCTTCCACCGTCTTGCTTGTCGATCGCGAGGGAGTGCCGGTCATCCCCGCGATTATGTGGATGGATACGCGGGCGATCAACGAAATGGCAGAAATAAACAGCGGTCAGACGGCACGTGTGCAGGAGATCCTGAGGTACTCCGGCGGCAAAGTATCGGTCGAATGGATGGTGCCAAAGGCAATCTGGTTAAAAAATCAGGGATTGCTGAAACCAGGGTACAAGGTGGTCGAGCAGCTGGATTGGCTGAACTTTCAACTGACCGGAAATTGGGCTGCTTCCCAATGCAATGCTACCTGCAAATGGAATTACGTCAAGCAAAAAAATGGGTTCGACCGCGATTTCTTTGCCGCCATCGGGTGGTCGGACTTTGCGCAGTATTGGCCGGCCGATGTATTACCGGTAGGGGAACAGGTGGGGACGGTCACCGCGCAAGCTGCGGCGGAGTTGGGCCTTCCTGCAGGAATCCCGGTTTTTCAAGGCGGAATCGACGCTCACATTGGAATGTTGGGCGTTGGCGCAGTGGAACCGGGAGTGATGAGTCTGATCATGGGCACGAGCTTCGTCCACCTGGTGCATACCGAAAAACCCGTGTTTCAAGACGGATTGTGGGGTCCTTATCAAGATGCTGTGCTGCCAGACAGCTGGCTGATCGAAGGGGGACAGCTCTCTTGCGGTTCCTTGATCAGCTGGTTCTTTGAGCAATGGTATCCCCAGCAATCGGAAGAGGCGAAAGCGGCCGTCTATCGGGAATTACTGGAGCAGGCAGCACATATCGAGCCAGGCAGCAATGGGTTGGTGATGATGGATTCCTGGCAAGGAAACCGCACACCTTATCGCAACCCGTACGCCTCGGGAGCCATCGTCGGGCTTACGCTTGCCCATACGAAGTATCATATCTTTCGCGCTATTCTTGAAGCTGTGGCATACGGCACAAACAACGTCATTCGTTTTTTCCGCGATGCAGACATCCCGATCGAGCGCATCATCGCCTGCGGAGGCGGGGTAAAAAATCGCCTGTGGCTGCAAATTATCAGTGATGTGACGGGAGTGCCGATCGAGGTTTCCAATGAAACGGAAGCCGGGACAAAAGGGTGTGCTGCCGTGGCCGCCTATGGCTTGGGTTACTATCCTACTCTCGCTGAGGCAGCGAGGAACATGGCACAATCCGGGGAAGTGTACACGCCCGACCCGCAGGCACAGCAAGCGTACGGGGCGTACTTTCAGACGTATCTTGCTCTCCACCAAGCACTTTTCCCGATCATGCAGAATTTAAAGAAGCATGAAGAACAAAAACATTCGCTTGCATCGGGGCTTGGCGAAGCCAAGTTGCGAGAGGAGGGATAA
- a CDS encoding galactitol-1-phosphate 5-dehydrogenase, whose translation MKALKLYEPGDLRVETVEIPSIASNEVLIEVKAVGVCGSDIPRALYKGAYRKGLTLGHEFSGVVAQCGSEVTGWQVGDRVTVAPLIPCKQCAYCQAGHYSLCNDYDYYGSRSDGAMANYIKVAPGNLLRLPDNVSFEAGAMVDPAANAIHGLWTGSLRKGDRVAVFGLGAIGMFAIQFARELGASQIIAVDIHQEKLDLAKQLGADIVIHSLRNDPVKEIISQVQDVNFVLDTSGSPIAQNQAVSVAAKKGHVVFLGISNAELTLSKEAVNRLLRYEISIHGSWNSFSNPFPGREWLYAIELMEQGKLVTEPLISHRFSIEEGPAVFQKIKNRELIFNKILFLPNQE comes from the coding sequence ATGAAAGCGCTAAAGTTGTACGAACCTGGCGATCTGCGTGTGGAAACAGTAGAAATCCCGAGCATTGCCTCGAACGAGGTTTTGATAGAAGTAAAAGCGGTCGGAGTTTGCGGTTCAGATATCCCGCGCGCTTTGTACAAAGGAGCATACCGTAAAGGATTGACGCTTGGCCACGAATTTTCGGGGGTTGTCGCGCAGTGTGGCAGCGAAGTGACCGGCTGGCAAGTGGGCGATCGCGTTACCGTTGCTCCGCTTATCCCCTGCAAGCAATGTGCATACTGTCAAGCAGGCCACTATTCGCTGTGCAATGACTACGATTATTACGGCTCGCGATCAGATGGAGCGATGGCCAATTACATCAAGGTCGCTCCCGGGAACCTGCTGCGGCTGCCGGACAACGTTTCGTTTGAAGCCGGGGCGATGGTAGACCCGGCGGCGAACGCCATCCACGGCTTGTGGACGGGATCGTTGCGCAAAGGGGATCGGGTAGCCGTATTCGGACTTGGGGCGATCGGGATGTTCGCCATTCAATTTGCCAGAGAATTGGGAGCCAGTCAGATTATTGCGGTGGATATTCATCAAGAGAAGCTGGATCTCGCCAAACAACTGGGCGCCGATATTGTGATTCATTCGCTGCGGAACGATCCGGTCAAAGAAATCATCAGCCAGGTGCAAGATGTGAACTTTGTCCTGGACACTTCCGGTTCGCCCATTGCCCAGAATCAGGCTGTTTCTGTCGCAGCGAAGAAAGGACACGTCGTTTTTTTGGGCATTTCCAACGCCGAACTTACCTTAAGCAAGGAAGCGGTGAACCGACTGCTTCGCTATGAAATCTCGATTCACGGTTCTTGGAATTCATTCTCCAATCCCTTTCCGGGTCGGGAATGGCTGTACGCGATTGAGCTGATGGAGCAGGGGAAGCTGGTAACCGAGCCGCTTATTTCTCATCGGTTTTCCATTGAAGAAGGACCGGCCGTGTTTCAAAAGATTAAAAACCGCGAGCTGATTTTCAACAAAATACTGTTTCTGCCCAATCAAGAGTGA
- a CDS encoding sugar-binding transcriptional regulator: protein MYDIKEMVRIAKLYYELGLTQQEIAERENISRPTVSRILDAAVKAGIVKFTVQYPLQSVTDVEEELKTLFQLKKVFVAPVFVEESQYIYSDVGKALSEYLHDICRDDDIIGVSWGNTLTHVAANLKQSKRKGVKVVQLNGGVSKTSFSTGAMTILEQFSKAFAAQSYMLSVPTIVDSAEIASSILQDSGVREVISLGRKANIAVFGIGKTSYQSVLYTAGYFKENDYEELLAKGAVGDICSRFFTIDGEICDPELNKRTIGLQLEDLHHKEHSIAMACGVEKASAILGAIQGRYINTLFTDEQTAREIIRVYHNLRTLEER from the coding sequence GTGTATGACATTAAAGAAATGGTGAGAATCGCCAAGTTGTACTATGAACTTGGGCTGACGCAACAAGAAATAGCGGAACGGGAGAATATTTCCCGGCCCACCGTCAGCAGGATCTTAGATGCCGCCGTAAAAGCGGGGATTGTCAAATTTACCGTGCAGTATCCGCTGCAATCCGTCACGGACGTGGAAGAAGAACTCAAAACCCTTTTTCAGTTAAAGAAAGTATTTGTAGCCCCGGTCTTTGTGGAAGAGAGCCAGTATATCTACTCGGACGTCGGGAAGGCCTTAAGCGAATATCTGCATGACATTTGCCGGGACGATGACATTATTGGCGTTTCCTGGGGGAACACACTGACCCACGTCGCGGCGAACCTGAAACAGTCGAAGCGCAAGGGAGTAAAGGTTGTACAGCTGAATGGAGGGGTAAGTAAAACCTCTTTTTCCACAGGCGCCATGACGATTCTCGAACAATTCTCCAAAGCGTTTGCGGCGCAGTCTTATATGTTGTCGGTGCCGACGATCGTCGATTCTGCTGAAATTGCCTCGTCCATCCTGCAGGATTCCGGCGTGAGAGAAGTTATTTCCTTGGGGCGCAAAGCCAATATTGCCGTGTTCGGAATCGGGAAAACCTCCTATCAGTCCGTGCTGTATACAGCAGGGTACTTTAAAGAGAACGATTATGAAGAACTGTTGGCAAAAGGGGCCGTTGGTGATATTTGTTCCCGGTTTTTTACGATCGACGGCGAGATTTGTGATCCGGAACTCAACAAGCGGACGATTGGTTTGCAACTGGAGGATTTGCATCACAAAGAACATTCGATTGCCATGGCTTGTGGAGTGGAAAAAGCTTCCGCCATTTTGGGAGCGATCCAAGGGCGATACATTAATACCTTGTTTACTGATGAACAAACCGCCAGAGAAATTATCAGGGTTTATCACAATTTACGGACATTGGAGGAACGTTAA
- a CDS encoding biotin transporter BioY → MLILCAMFTAVTAVLAQVEIPLPIVPISGQTLAVGLTATIIGSRYGALAMVCYALLGAIGAPVFAEAKGGAHVLIGPTGGYIIGFIFTAYVTGLILERTKFTVGMAMLANTVGMVITLAFGAVQLKYVMDMSWSEALAVGVYPFILVGLIKAYLASWLGIKVRQRLVQANLLEHAAASK, encoded by the coding sequence ATGTTGATTCTTTGCGCGATGTTTACGGCGGTTACCGCGGTACTGGCACAGGTAGAGATTCCCCTGCCGATCGTCCCCATCAGCGGCCAGACGCTGGCGGTTGGCTTGACCGCCACGATCATCGGCAGCCGCTATGGCGCGTTGGCGATGGTTTGCTATGCCTTGCTGGGGGCCATCGGTGCGCCGGTGTTTGCCGAGGCGAAAGGAGGAGCGCACGTCCTGATTGGGCCGACGGGCGGCTATATTATCGGCTTTATCTTTACGGCTTATGTCACCGGACTGATTCTGGAACGGACCAAGTTTACCGTCGGCATGGCCATGCTTGCCAACACGGTCGGCATGGTGATTACGCTCGCCTTTGGTGCCGTGCAGTTGAAATACGTGATGGACATGTCGTGGTCCGAAGCGTTGGCGGTGGGCGTCTACCCGTTTATTCTGGTAGGGCTGATCAAGGCATACCTGGCCAGCTGGCTCGGCATCAAGGTACGGCAGCGGTTGGTGCAGGCGAATTTGCTTGAGCATGCGGCAGCTTCAAAATAG
- a CDS encoding response regulator — MERLRLVIVEDDPMVMEVHTEFVNRIGGYSIVGKAFSGKETFEVINQTNPDLVLLDYFLPDMDGLSILKEIRRQDCPADVILVTANRSPDHIQQILRFGAVDYIFKPFRFERLRTALEQYRYMKKKLQVNRQLEQQELDLITGMGARDGKADTGLLPKGLNVHTLEQILDFLAGQTEPLSAEEVAAGTGLARVTARRYLEYLQNKGRIRREVQYGSVGRPVNRYKL; from the coding sequence ATGGAAAGGCTGCGTTTAGTCATCGTGGAAGATGATCCGATGGTGATGGAAGTCCATACCGAATTTGTAAACCGCATCGGCGGCTACTCCATCGTGGGAAAGGCGTTCAGTGGAAAGGAAACGTTTGAAGTGATCAACCAGACGAATCCGGATCTGGTTTTGCTTGATTATTTCCTGCCGGACATGGATGGGCTTTCCATTTTGAAAGAAATTCGCCGGCAGGACTGTCCCGCCGACGTGATCCTTGTGACGGCCAACCGTTCCCCCGACCATATTCAGCAAATTCTCCGGTTCGGTGCGGTCGATTATATTTTTAAGCCTTTTCGTTTCGAGCGTCTCCGCACCGCGTTGGAGCAATATCGCTACATGAAAAAAAAGCTGCAAGTCAACCGGCAGCTCGAGCAACAAGAACTGGATTTGATCACCGGCATGGGGGCACGGGACGGAAAAGCCGATACCGGCTTGCTCCCCAAAGGCTTGAACGTACATACCCTTGAGCAGATCCTGGATTTTCTGGCCGGACAAACCGAACCGCTGTCGGCGGAAGAAGTGGCGGCGGGAACGGGACTGGCCCGGGTAACCGCACGCCGCTATCTGGAATATTTGCAAAACAAGGGACGCATCCGGCGGGAGGTTCAGTACGGTTCCGTGGGCCGCCCTGTAAACCGGTACAAGCTGTGA
- a CDS encoding ATP-binding protein: MKGTRLTIRTRISLMVTVIVFLSVITGSFILIHRMTETYEHELGNRVMAIAQSIAQFPNVREGLRDAEGWRVIQPVAERVRLATDVEYVVVLDMNRIRYSHPLEARIGTRFAGGDEGPAFTEQSYISRARGVKGDSIRAFVPVMDEEGAKQIGVVVVGTILPSFFQLLWTYRLDLSLSLVLGTIFGMLGAIWAANRIKRHMFNMEPLEIAHLFEEREKVIESISEGIIAIDNDERITVFNKQAARMMNINQEVIGKPIREVIPDSHLPEVLRDGKPQYHQLRRVDHNVILSNRIPIIVNGKILGAMSTIQDRTEVYQLAEQLTGVQKFIDALRAQNHEYLNKLHTIAGLIQLERYDEVVEKIVSFTEEKQEETRFLIERIKNYSISGLILGKISHAKEQGVELELDSDSHLPVLPANIKEADVLMVLGNLLENAIDAAYRSRHSDKKVTLLLEGNEDGIEIHVTDNGIGMTPEIQASIFDYGFTTKGEKGHGIGLYLVKQFVDVHGGEIHVESKVGEGTRFIVILPGPDWEMEGERETDGKAAFSHRGR, encoded by the coding sequence ATGAAAGGAACCCGTCTGACGATCCGGACAAGAATATCCCTGATGGTGACGGTGATCGTGTTTCTCTCCGTGATTACCGGCAGCTTCATTCTGATTCACCGGATGACCGAAACTTACGAACACGAGCTGGGAAACCGGGTGATGGCCATCGCCCAATCGATTGCCCAGTTCCCTAATGTGCGGGAAGGTTTGCGGGATGCGGAAGGATGGCGGGTGATCCAGCCGGTTGCGGAACGGGTCCGCCTGGCCACCGACGTGGAATATGTGGTTGTCTTGGACATGAACAGGATTCGCTATTCCCATCCCCTGGAAGCGCGCATCGGCACCCGCTTTGCCGGGGGAGACGAAGGTCCGGCCTTCACCGAACAATCCTATATTTCAAGGGCCCGCGGAGTCAAAGGCGATTCCATCCGGGCGTTCGTGCCGGTCATGGATGAAGAGGGGGCCAAACAAATTGGGGTCGTTGTGGTCGGAACGATCCTCCCGTCTTTCTTCCAATTGCTTTGGACGTACCGCCTGGATCTGTCCCTTTCGCTCGTACTGGGCACCATCTTTGGCATGCTGGGAGCAATCTGGGCTGCGAACCGAATCAAACGTCATATGTTTAATATGGAGCCGTTGGAAATCGCCCATCTTTTTGAAGAACGGGAAAAAGTCATCGAATCCATTTCCGAAGGCATCATCGCCATCGATAACGACGAGCGCATCACCGTATTCAACAAACAAGCGGCACGCATGATGAACATCAACCAAGAGGTGATTGGCAAGCCGATCCGGGAAGTGATTCCCGACAGCCACTTGCCGGAAGTGCTGCGGGACGGAAAGCCCCAGTATCACCAGCTGCGGAGAGTCGACCATAACGTCATCCTGTCCAACCGGATTCCGATCATCGTCAACGGGAAAATTTTGGGGGCCATGTCCACCATCCAGGACCGGACGGAAGTTTACCAGCTGGCGGAACAGTTGACGGGGGTGCAAAAGTTTATCGACGCCCTCAGGGCGCAAAACCATGAATACCTGAACAAACTGCACACCATCGCCGGGCTCATCCAGCTGGAACGGTACGACGAGGTTGTGGAGAAAATCGTCAGTTTTACGGAAGAAAAACAAGAAGAAACCCGCTTTTTGATTGAACGCATTAAAAATTACAGCATATCCGGTTTGATTCTGGGAAAGATCAGCCATGCGAAAGAACAAGGGGTGGAACTGGAGCTTGATTCCGACTCCCATCTGCCCGTGCTGCCCGCCAATATAAAGGAAGCCGATGTGCTGATGGTTCTCGGCAATCTGCTGGAAAACGCCATCGATGCCGCGTACCGGTCGCGCCATTCGGACAAAAAGGTGACGCTGCTGCTGGAAGGCAACGAGGATGGAATCGAAATTCACGTCACTGACAACGGCATCGGCATGACACCGGAAATACAGGCCAGCATTTTTGATTACGGATTTACGACCAAGGGGGAGAAAGGACACGGCATCGGCCTCTATCTTGTCAAACAGTTTGTCGATGTGCACGGCGGGGAAATTCATGTGGAATCAAAAGTGGGAGAGGGCACTCGTTTTATCGTGATCTTGCCGGGACCCGATTGGGAAATGGAAGGGGAAAGGGAAACAGATGGAAAGGCTGCGTTTAGTCATCGTGGAAGATGA
- a CDS encoding DctP family TRAP transporter solute-binding subunit, with translation MWHRIFLLLALPALLLVPSCSLQTLHPIPIDYEQVSDHEKIVIRFSHVVGEDTPKGQAARLFAKLMKERTNGKVEVQVFSNSSLYTDSEELDALSKGHVQIIAPALSKLTHLVPELGAFDLPFLFSSLEGYHQVFAGPIGKDISESLEEWEMVVLGFWDSGFKQFTNNLRPVRRPLDLAGTTIRIMPSAVLDEQFNLMQVNPVQMNFDDVYRALEQGWIHGQENTVSNIYTKRYHTVQKYMTISDHGYLGYVVVINKRFLQQLPEDVQNVIKKTMEEVSDWERKQAVKLEQEKLKEIYNCRCIEIERLTEQDKVIWKEFYKPLYEKMEQQLGRSFFRELGL, from the coding sequence GTGTGGCATAGAATTTTCCTGTTGCTTGCTCTGCCTGCGCTTCTGCTGGTTCCGTCTTGTTCCCTCCAGACTTTGCACCCCATACCCATCGATTATGAACAGGTCAGCGATCACGAAAAAATCGTCATCCGGTTTTCCCACGTTGTCGGAGAAGATACCCCAAAAGGGCAGGCGGCCCGTCTGTTCGCCAAGCTGATGAAAGAACGGACAAACGGCAAAGTGGAAGTGCAGGTGTTCTCCAACAGTTCTCTGTACACCGACTCGGAGGAACTGGACGCGTTGTCCAAAGGGCACGTGCAAATCATCGCTCCCGCTCTGTCCAAACTGACCCACCTGGTTCCTGAACTGGGAGCCTTTGATCTTCCGTTTCTGTTTTCCAGTCTGGAGGGGTACCATCAGGTGTTTGCCGGTCCGATCGGCAAGGATATTTCGGAATCATTGGAAGAATGGGAAATGGTCGTCCTCGGGTTCTGGGACAGCGGCTTCAAACAGTTCACCAACAATTTGCGGCCCGTCCGCCGCCCGCTGGATCTGGCCGGTACGACGATCCGCATTATGCCGAGCGCCGTTTTGGATGAACAGTTTAATCTCATGCAGGTCAACCCGGTACAAATGAATTTTGACGATGTGTACCGGGCGCTGGAACAAGGCTGGATCCACGGGCAGGAAAACACCGTTTCCAATATTTATACAAAGCGATATCATACGGTGCAAAAATATATGACCATCAGCGATCACGGATACTTGGGCTATGTGGTCGTCATCAACAAAAGGTTTTTGCAGCAGCTTCCCGAAGACGTTCAAAACGTCATCAAAAAAACGATGGAAGAAGTCAGCGATTGGGAGAGAAAGCAAGCGGTCAAACTTGAGCAGGAAAAACTGAAGGAAATCTACAACTGCCGCTGCATCGAAATCGAGCGTTTGACGGAACAGGATAAAGTCATATGGAAAGAATTCTACAAACCTTTGTACGAAAAAATGGAGCAGCAGCTGGGACGCTCCTTTTTCCGGGAGCTGGGGTTATGA
- a CDS encoding tripartite tricarboxylate transporter TctB family protein yields MQNRTVDRIGGILTALIGLVAIAEALRLYPYRTSFFVGDHTMPGVVGGALVLLGLLLAFSAKGERITIQFPDRATLVKIALTLGGLFLYWILLQVLGYIISTFIIAICFFMVIGSYRFAKSLIYALVMTACLYVVFIYWLSMPFPLGMLGI; encoded by the coding sequence TTGCAGAATCGAACGGTCGATCGCATAGGGGGTATTCTCACCGCTCTGATCGGCCTGGTGGCGATCGCGGAAGCGTTGCGTTTGTACCCGTACCGGACGAGTTTCTTTGTGGGCGACCACACGATGCCGGGAGTGGTCGGCGGCGCGTTGGTCTTGTTGGGGCTGCTGTTGGCATTCTCCGCGAAAGGCGAGCGAATCACGATACAGTTTCCCGACCGCGCTACATTGGTCAAAATCGCGCTGACCCTCGGGGGGCTCTTCCTGTATTGGATCTTGCTGCAAGTTTTGGGGTACATCATCAGTACCTTTATCATCGCAATCTGTTTTTTCATGGTAATCGGTTCTTATCGTTTCGCTAAATCTCTTATCTATGCGTTGGTGATGACGGCCTGTCTGTACGTGGTCTTTATTTACTGGCTATCCATGCCTTTCCCGCTTGGCATGTTGGGGATCTAA
- a CDS encoding tripartite tricarboxylate transporter permease, translating into MESVIMLFSGFIEALTPLNLLAALIGVLIGTLVGMLPGLGPTSAIAILLPVTTVMDPAQGIIMLAGIYYGAMYGGSTTAILLNIPGEVSSVPTCLDGYPMAKQGRGGVALGIAAIASFVAGTLGVLGLVFFAPLLADQALKFGPPEYFALMVLALTVIVNLAGNSVIKGMIMGLFGYLLAMVGLGPSGELRFDYGITSLNAGFDMISIIIGLFAITEVLKGMEEKQAAVSLKNIGSVYPKLSDLRQSINSILRGGVVGFLLGLLPGCSTAVSTFLSYDLEKKVSKTPERFGKGAIEGVAAPESANNATSSAGFIPLFALGIPSSAPLAILLAGLMIYGLAPGPVLFEQNGSFVWTVIASMFIGNVMLLILNLPLVGLWARLTQIPYGIIGPVILVLCFIGTYTVRNNMFDVLVALVFGVLGYLFHKFHWPVGPLVLCFILGPMLEQSFVQSLSMSGDDFSIFVERPICLTILILSFILLFVSLALMRRTKLRAKEAVGEEIEIAD; encoded by the coding sequence GTGGAATCAGTAATCATGCTTTTTTCCGGTTTTATTGAAGCGCTTACACCATTGAATCTGCTGGCGGCATTAATCGGAGTCCTGATCGGGACGCTGGTCGGGATGCTGCCGGGATTGGGGCCGACTTCCGCCATCGCCATTCTGCTTCCCGTAACCACCGTCATGGATCCGGCGCAGGGAATCATCATGCTGGCGGGAATTTACTACGGCGCCATGTATGGCGGCTCCACCACCGCCATTTTGCTGAACATACCGGGAGAGGTTTCCTCTGTCCCGACTTGCTTGGACGGATATCCGATGGCAAAGCAGGGCAGGGGAGGAGTAGCCTTAGGGATTGCGGCGATCGCCTCCTTTGTGGCGGGAACCTTGGGCGTGCTCGGATTGGTGTTCTTTGCTCCGCTGCTGGCCGACCAAGCCTTAAAGTTCGGGCCGCCGGAATACTTTGCCCTGATGGTGCTGGCGCTGACGGTCATCGTGAACCTGGCGGGCAATTCCGTAATCAAGGGGATGATCATGGGCCTGTTCGGGTACCTGCTTGCCATGGTGGGCTTAGGGCCGTCGGGAGAACTCCGTTTTGATTACGGCATTACCTCGTTAAACGCGGGTTTTGACATGATCAGCATCATCATCGGATTGTTCGCTATCACGGAAGTATTGAAGGGGATGGAGGAGAAGCAGGCTGCCGTATCGCTGAAGAATATCGGCAGCGTGTACCCGAAGCTTTCGGATTTGCGGCAGAGCATTAATTCGATCCTCCGCGGCGGGGTCGTAGGCTTCCTGCTGGGGCTTTTGCCGGGATGTTCGACAGCGGTTTCAACCTTTCTGTCCTATGATTTGGAAAAAAAAGTCTCCAAAACACCCGAACGGTTCGGCAAAGGGGCGATCGAGGGCGTCGCGGCGCCGGAGTCGGCCAACAACGCCACCAGTTCCGCCGGTTTTATTCCACTATTTGCCCTGGGGATCCCAAGTTCGGCACCTTTGGCGATCCTGCTTGCCGGGTTGATGATATACGGCCTTGCCCCCGGTCCTGTTTTGTTTGAACAGAACGGCAGTTTTGTCTGGACCGTGATTGCGAGCATGTTCATCGGAAACGTCATGCTGCTCATCCTGAATTTGCCGCTGGTGGGCTTGTGGGCCAGGTTGACCCAGATTCCCTACGGCATCATCGGACCGGTCATTTTGGTACTCTGTTTCATCGGAACCTACACGGTCCGCAACAACATGTTCGACGTCTTGGTCGCCTTGGTCTTCGGCGTCCTGGGATACCTCTTCCACAAGTTTCACTGGCCGGTAGGGCCGCTCGTTCTCTGTTTCATCCTCGGACCGATGCTGGAACAGTCTTTTGTGCAATCGCTTTCCATGTCGGGAGATGATTTTTCGATTTTCGTGGAACGGCCGATTTGCTTGACCATCTTGATCCTCTCGTTCATCCTGCTGTTTGTTTCGCTGGCGTTGATGCGCCGCACGAAATTGCGGGCGAAGGAAGCGGTTGGCGAAGAAATCGAAATCGCTGACTAA
- a CDS encoding tripartite tricarboxylate transporter substrate binding protein yields the protein MMKKRAFNVMLTILLLFAAVLTGCGGKDSGSSAGNQNASSGNAGGSSAGGQNAGSQPEATDYPTKPIEIVIPFAAGGGTDLSARAMADYLSKEWGQSVNVVNKPGAGGATATVEVLSNGSKDGYSILTQSVSAVSALYAGNPDLPFKMEDLRYIARLAVDPLAYVVKADAPWKDLKEFSEWVKQNPDQLTFASNGKTAIATFGVIQWMDAIGADFSKAKLVATNGSGDALPKVAGGHIVLGVQGVSEAANLVKAGKLKILGIAAKERSPYFPDVPTLEEQGISGITVTQWYGISAPAAIPDAVVKKWESTVEKMLKDEAFLEKFKSISVQPGFLNSADFTNHVKEETAMMRSIVEAKGLKK from the coding sequence ATGATGAAGAAAAGGGCTTTCAATGTGATGTTGACCATCCTTCTCCTGTTTGCTGCCGTACTGACGGGCTGCGGCGGAAAAGACAGCGGTAGCAGTGCGGGCAACCAGAATGCCAGCAGCGGAAATGCCGGCGGCAGCAGTGCCGGGGGACAAAATGCCGGTTCTCAGCCCGAAGCGACGGACTATCCGACCAAACCGATTGAAATTGTCATCCCGTTTGCTGCCGGCGGCGGAACCGACCTGAGTGCGCGGGCAATGGCCGATTATTTAAGCAAAGAGTGGGGACAGTCGGTTAACGTGGTGAACAAGCCGGGGGCAGGCGGTGCAACCGCTACGGTGGAAGTCCTGAGCAATGGTTCGAAAGACGGCTACTCCATCCTGACGCAAAGCGTCTCCGCCGTATCGGCGCTGTATGCAGGGAATCCGGATTTGCCGTTTAAGATGGAGGATTTGCGTTATATCGCAAGGCTGGCAGTAGACCCGTTGGCCTATGTGGTGAAGGCGGATGCCCCTTGGAAAGATTTGAAGGAATTCAGCGAGTGGGTCAAGCAAAATCCGGATCAACTGACCTTCGCCAGCAACGGAAAAACGGCGATCGCCACCTTCGGCGTGATCCAGTGGATGGACGCCATCGGGGCCGATTTCTCCAAAGCGAAGCTGGTGGCTACCAATGGTTCCGGAGACGCCCTTCCGAAGGTAGCCGGCGGACACATCGTGCTTGGCGTGCAGGGGGTCAGCGAGGCGGCCAATCTGGTGAAGGCCGGCAAGCTGAAAATCCTGGGGATCGCCGCCAAAGAGCGAAGCCCCTACTTCCCCGATGTTCCCACCCTGGAGGAACAGGGCATAAGCGGCATTACCGTAACGCAATGGTATGGCATCTCCGCTCCCGCCGCGATTCCGGATGCCGTCGTCAAGAAATGGGAAAGCACGGTTGAGAAAATGCTGAAAGATGAAGCGTTTTTGGAAAAATTCAAGTCGATCAGCGTGCAGCCAGGCTTCTTGAATTCGGCCGATTTTACCAATCACGTGAAGGAAGAAACGGCCATGATGCGCTCGATTGTTGAAGCAAAGGGATTGAAGAAATAA